In a single window of the Cucurbita pepo subsp. pepo cultivar mu-cu-16 chromosome LG18, ASM280686v2, whole genome shotgun sequence genome:
- the LOC111780151 gene encoding betaine aldehyde dehydrogenase 1, chloroplastic — MAISIPSRQLFIDGEWREPVLKKRIPIVNPATEETIGSIPAATAEDVELAVDAARKALARNKGKDWASASGALRAKYLRAIAAKITERKSELAKLETIDCGKPLDEAAWDIDDVAGCFDYYADLAEGLDAKQKAPVSVPMDTFKSHVLKEPIGVVGLITPWNYPLLMAAWKVAPALAAGCAAILKPSELASVTCLELGSICKDVGLPSGILNILTGFGPEAGAPLASHPHVDKIAFTGSCATGSKIMTAAAQLVKPVTMELGGKSPIVVFDDVDLDKAAEWTIFGCFWTNGQICSATSRLLVHENIADEFLDRLVKWCQNIKISDPLEEGCRLGPVVSAGQYEKVLNFVSTAEREGAKILFGGVRPKHLKKGYFVEPAIVTNVTTSMQLWREEVFGPVLCVKTFSSEDEAIELANDTIYGLGAAVISNDLERCERVTKALQAGIVWVNCSQPCFTQAPWGGNKRSGFGRELGEWGLDNYLTVKQVTEYVSNEPWGWYKSPSKL, encoded by the exons ATGGCGATTTCTATTCCCAGTCGGCAGCTATTCATCGATGGCGAGTGGAGGGAACCAGTTCTCAAGAAACGCATCCCCATCGTCAACCCCGCCACTGAAGAAACAATCG GATCTATTCCCGCGGCTACTGCGGAAGATGTAGAGTTAGCAGTTGATGCTGCCCGAAAAGCTCTTGCGAGGAATAAAGGCAAAGATTGGGCATCTGCTTCGGGAGCTCTTCGTGCTAAGTATTTGCGTGCTATTGCTGCTAAG ATAACAGAGAGGAAATCGGAACTAGCAAAGCTCGAAACAATAGACTGTGGAAAACCCCTGGACGAAGCTGCATGGGACATT GATGATGTTGCTGGGTGCTTCGACTACTATGCAGATCTTGCAGAAGGGTTGGATGCTAAGCAAAAAGCTCCTGTTTCCGTTCCCATGGATACATTCAAAAGCCATGTTCTTAAAGAACCCATTGGAGTTGTTGGGTTGATTACTCCCTG GAACTATCCTCTATTGATGGCTGCATGGAAAGTTGCACCTGCCTTGGCTGCTGGGTGTGCTGCAATATTGAAGCCATCAGAACTGGCATCTGT CACCTGTTTGGAACTGGGTTCAATCTGTAAAGATGTTGGTCTTCCATCTGGTATTTTGAATATTCTGACAGGATTTGGCCCTGAAGCTGGTGCTCCTCTAGCATCTCATCCTCACGTTGACAAG ATTGCATTTACTGGGAGTTGTGCTACTGGAAGCAAGATTATGACAGCAGCTGCCCAACTGGTCAAG CCTGTAACCATGGAACTTGGTGGGAAAAGTCCAATTGTTGTTTTTGATGATGTCGACCTTGACAAGG CTGCCGAATGGACGATTTTTGGTTGCTTTTGGACAAATGGTCAGATTTGCAGTGCCACATCCCGCCTGCTTGTACAT GAAAACATTGCTGATGAATTCTTGGATAGGCTCGTGAAGTGGTGCCAGAACATTAAGATTTCAGATCCTTTAGAAGAAGGTTGCAGGCTTGGCCCTGTTGTTAGTGCGGGACAG TATGAGAAAGTTCTGAACTTCGTCTCAACTGCTGAGCGTGAAGGTGCTAAGATTCTATTTGGTGGAGTTCGCCCTAAG CACCTAAAGAAGGGATACTTCGTTGAACCAGCCATCGTTACTAATGTTACAACCTCCATGCAACTATGGAGAGAAGAGGTCTTCGGACCTGTTCTATGTGTGAAGACCTTTAGTTCTGAAGATGAAGCTATTGAGTTAGCAAATGATACAAT ATATGGGTTAGGTGCTGCTGTAATATCAAATGATTTAGAAAGGTGTGAGCGTGTAACCAAG GCTTTACAGGCAGGAATTGTGTGGGTTAATTGCTCCCAACCATGCTTCACTCAAGCCCCATGGGGAGGCAACAAACGCAGTGGCTTTGGTCGAGAACTAGGGGAATG GGGACTTGACAATTATCTGACTGTAAAGCAGGTTACTGAGTATGTTTCCAATGAACCATGGGGATGGTACAAGTCTCCTTCTAAATTGTAG
- the LOC111779929 gene encoding calmodulin-binding protein 60 A-like isoform X2, with the protein MLIFLVYCNLCQYHRIVLCLYVFRPPMLSQKRNPDDGDGPADGDNPDDKRRKFRFWSVIQDAPSLQSMQQLLEPLIRKVVREEVELALRKYITRVQRNDGNDGKEICSSGSRCLKLKFVTGMSLPVFTGARIEGRDGSNLTVALVDTISGEVVDTGPQSSAKVEIVVLEGDFEGGGDNYTVEEFKNNIVREREGKKPLLTGDTFVSLKDGIGMVGEISFTDNSSWTRCRRFRLGARIIDDNVGTRVLEAKTASFVVRDHRGELYKKHHPPSLGDEVWRLQKISKDGVYHKRLSQEKIETVQDFLTQLYVQPSRLRNIFGPGMSTKMWEATIEHAQTCVLDKKIYVYKPRDLEQKSGVVFNVVGQVMGLLSDYQLMLTTWLSPHTNTGKKSTLLTMKILL; encoded by the exons ATGTTaatctttttagtttattgCAATCTTTGCCAATACCATCGCATCGTCCTGTGTCTGTATGTCTTCCGCCCTCCTATGTTGTCGCAGAAAAGAAATCCAGATGATGGAGATGGTCCGGCGGATGGTGACAATCCCGATGATAAGCGTAGAAAATTCCGTTTCTGGAG TGTGATTCAGGATGCCCCATCATTGCAATCAATGCAACAGCTATTGGAGCCACTCATTCGTAAAGTG GTAAGGGAGGAGGTCGAATTGGCGCTCAGAAAGTACATTACTAGGGTGCAAAG GAATGATGGAAATGACGGTAAAGAAATCTGTTCTTCCGGGTCGAGatgcttaaaattgaagtttGTAACTGGTATGTCTCTCCCGGTATTTACCGGAGCTCGCATTGAAGGAAGAGATGGTTCCAACTTGACGGTGGCTTTGGTTGACACCATAAGTGGGGAAGTTGTTGACACTGGGCCTCAATCCTCAGCCAAAGTGGAAATTGTAGTCCTAGAGGGTGATTTTGAGGGTGGAGGTGATAATTATACTGTGGAGGAGTTTAAGAATAACATTGTAAGAGAGAGGGAAGGAAAGAAACCACTTCTTACAGGAGATACATTTGTGAGTCTCAAAGATGGCATTGGTATGGTAGGTGAGATTTCTTTCACTGACAATTCAAGCTGGACTCGATGCCGTCGGTTTAGGCTGGGTGCAAGAATTATAGACGATAATGTCGGAACAAGAGTACTGGAAGCAAAGACTGCATCGTTTGTGGTCAGGGATCACCGCGGAGAAT TGTACAAGAAGCACCACCCTCCATCTCTGGGGGATGAAGTATGGAGATTGCAGAAAATTAGCAAGGATGGAGTCTATCATAAGCGCCTTAGCCAAGAAAAAATCGAGACGGTGCAAGATTTCCTAACTCAGCTTTATGTACAACCTTCAAGGCTTCGTAAT aTTTTTGGCCCTGGTATGTCTACTAAAATGTGGGAAGCTACAATTGAGCATGCACAGACATGTGTGCTCGATAAGAAGATTTACGTATACAAGCCTCGTGATTTGGAACAGAAAAGCGGAGTGGTATTTAATGTTGTAGGGCAAGTGATGGGGCTACTTTCAGATTACCA GCTGATGCTCACAACCTGGTTATCTCCGCATACGAACACTGGGAAGAAGTCGACTCTATTGACGATGAAAATTCTCTTGTAG
- the LOC111779929 gene encoding calmodulin-binding protein 60 A-like isoform X1 yields the protein MLIFLVYCNLCQYHRIVLCLYVFRPPMLSQKRNPDDGDGPADGDNPDDKRRKFRFWSVIQDAPSLQSMQQLLEPLIRKVVREEVELALRKYITRVQRNDGNDGKEICSSGSRCLKLKFVTGMSLPVFTGARIEGRDGSNLTVALVDTISGEVVDTGPQSSAKVEIVVLEGDFEGGGDNYTVEEFKNNIVREREGKKPLLTGDTFVSLKDGIGMVGEISFTDNSSWTRCRRFRLGARIIDDNVGTRVLEAKTASFVVRDHRGELYKKHHPPSLGDEVWRLQKISKDGVYHKRLSQEKIETVQDFLTQLYVQPSRLRNIFGPGMSTKMWEATIEHAQTCVLDKKIYVYKPRDLEQKSGVVFNVVGQVMGLLSDYQYVPKDKLSEVEKADAHNLVISAYEHWEEVDSIDDENSLVGGSSHPLSFLYTPSSPMEDHSYGSKYLASPKFSGFDFTPSNAYTSEIISSMGSIGNSSGLDDHALQGFDSMVVRYDQMPSSPNFANSSLICDSEPLNSSFFDVDHLQVLESDFQCSSIFESRSTLQGGSSSCGAQMRWTKVYGVLKWYFLLRFVIRRNKSVSERNKGAVQGRGKEKLDFG from the exons ATGTTaatctttttagtttattgCAATCTTTGCCAATACCATCGCATCGTCCTGTGTCTGTATGTCTTCCGCCCTCCTATGTTGTCGCAGAAAAGAAATCCAGATGATGGAGATGGTCCGGCGGATGGTGACAATCCCGATGATAAGCGTAGAAAATTCCGTTTCTGGAG TGTGATTCAGGATGCCCCATCATTGCAATCAATGCAACAGCTATTGGAGCCACTCATTCGTAAAGTG GTAAGGGAGGAGGTCGAATTGGCGCTCAGAAAGTACATTACTAGGGTGCAAAG GAATGATGGAAATGACGGTAAAGAAATCTGTTCTTCCGGGTCGAGatgcttaaaattgaagtttGTAACTGGTATGTCTCTCCCGGTATTTACCGGAGCTCGCATTGAAGGAAGAGATGGTTCCAACTTGACGGTGGCTTTGGTTGACACCATAAGTGGGGAAGTTGTTGACACTGGGCCTCAATCCTCAGCCAAAGTGGAAATTGTAGTCCTAGAGGGTGATTTTGAGGGTGGAGGTGATAATTATACTGTGGAGGAGTTTAAGAATAACATTGTAAGAGAGAGGGAAGGAAAGAAACCACTTCTTACAGGAGATACATTTGTGAGTCTCAAAGATGGCATTGGTATGGTAGGTGAGATTTCTTTCACTGACAATTCAAGCTGGACTCGATGCCGTCGGTTTAGGCTGGGTGCAAGAATTATAGACGATAATGTCGGAACAAGAGTACTGGAAGCAAAGACTGCATCGTTTGTGGTCAGGGATCACCGCGGAGAAT TGTACAAGAAGCACCACCCTCCATCTCTGGGGGATGAAGTATGGAGATTGCAGAAAATTAGCAAGGATGGAGTCTATCATAAGCGCCTTAGCCAAGAAAAAATCGAGACGGTGCAAGATTTCCTAACTCAGCTTTATGTACAACCTTCAAGGCTTCGTAAT aTTTTTGGCCCTGGTATGTCTACTAAAATGTGGGAAGCTACAATTGAGCATGCACAGACATGTGTGCTCGATAAGAAGATTTACGTATACAAGCCTCGTGATTTGGAACAGAAAAGCGGAGTGGTATTTAATGTTGTAGGGCAAGTGATGGGGCTACTTTCAGATTACCAGTACGTTCCCAAAGATAAGCTATCTGAAGTTGAAAAG GCTGATGCTCACAACCTGGTTATCTCCGCATACGAACACTGGGAAGAAGTCGACTCTATTGACGATGAAAATTCTCTTGTAGGTGGCTCTTCTCACCCACTCAGTTTCCTTTACACCCCGAGCTCACCAATGGAGGATCATTCTTATGGTAGCAAGTACTTAGCTTCTCCAAAATTTAGTGGCTTTGATTTTACACCATCAAATGCATACACTTCTGAAATAATTTCATCGATGGGTTCTATTGGGAATTCGAGTGGCTTGGACGATCATGCTTTGCAGGGTTTTGATTCTATGGTTGTAAGATATGATCAGATGCCAAGTTCCCCAAACTTTGCCAACTCTTCTCTGATCTGTGATTCTGAGCCACTAAACTCATCTTTCTTTGATGTGGATCATCTGCAAGTTCTAGAATCTGATTTCCAATGTAGCTCGATTTTCGAATCACGTTCTACTCTTCAAGGTGGCTCCTCATCATGTGGTGCTCAAATGAGATGGACTAAAGTATATGGTGTGCTAAAGTGGTACTTTTTGTTGAGATTTGTAATTAGGCGAAACAAAAGCGTATCCGAGAGAAACAAAGGTGCTGTACAGGGTCGtggaaaggaaaaattggACTTTGGTTGA
- the LOC111780201 gene encoding peroxidase 41-like — protein sequence MAFFPLAAFLCVILLSVSFSVRSELSLDYYQKTCPDFARIVHEAVVHKQTASPITAAATMRLFFNDCLVGGCDASVLISSNVFNHAEREAEINLSLPGDAFDVVTRAKITLELSCPGIVSCSDVLAQATRDLIAITGGPSYGVQLGREDSHVSKSSDVEGNIPIANQTVDEMIKLFTGKGFTIQEMVALYGGRTIGYSNCGEFGDRLFKFSKTTPTDPELHPKLAEALKTTCTDYEKNPGLSAYSDAVTPLKFDNQYYRNLLRGLALSKSEHALAKDPRTKKFVEMYAGNQDLFFKDFAKAMEKMSVREVKTGGKGEVRRRCDVFNSIRT from the coding sequence ATGGCCTTCTTTCCTCTTGCCGCTTTCCTTTGTGTAATTTTGCTCTCTGTTTCCTTCTCTGTTCGATCAGAGCTTTCTCTCGATTATTACCAGAAGACTTGCCCCGATTTTGCGAGAATCGTTCACGAGGCCGTCGTTCATAAGCAGACTGCTAGTCCAATCACCGCTGCCGCTACTATGCGCCTCTTCTTTAACGATTGTTTGGTTGGAGGTTGCGATGCTTCTGTTCTCATCTCCTCTAATGTCTTCAACCACGCCGAGCGCGAAGCCGAAATCAACCTCTCTCTTCCAGGAGACGCCTTCGACGTCGTCACTCGAGCGAAGATTACTTTGGAGCTTTCCTGCCCCGGGATCGTCTCTTGCTCCGACGTACTAGCACAGGCGACTCGTGATCTCATCGCCATCACAGGTGGACCGTCGTATGGCGTTCAATTAGGGCGAGAAGACAGTCACGTCTCGAAATCTTCAGACGTGGAAGGAAACATTCCGATTGCAAACCAAACAGTTGACGAGATGATCAAGCTATTCACAGGGAAAGGCTTCACGATTCAGGAAATGGTAGCGCTGTACGGCGGACGCACAATCGGATACTCAAATTGCGGGGAATTTGGCGACCGGCTCTTCAAGTTCAGCAAGACAACACCAACCGATCCAGAGCTTCATCCGAAGTTGGCGGAGGCTTTGAAAACGACTTGCACGGATTACGAGAAGAATCCTGGATTATCGGCATACAGCGACGCCGTAACGCCGTTGAAGTTCGACAACCAGTACTACCGGAACCTGCTGAGAGGATTGGCGCTTTCGAAGTCAGAACATGCATTGGCAAAGGATCCAAGGACGAAGAAGTTTGTGGAGATGTACGCGGGAAATCAGGACCTGTTCTTCAAGGACTTTGCAAAAGCTATGGAGAAGATGAGCGTTCGCGAGGTGAAAACTGGCGGGAAAGGAGAAGTGAGGAGGAGATGTGATGTGTTCAATTCAATCCGCacttga
- the LOC111780711 gene encoding U-box domain-containing protein 38-like isoform X2 gives MKKTILHWCEKSGARNPQAPDYSSVERRVSALMEQEKPHTGIRDLSDRDLLEGVSDLPSMNFSHAATEYGRRPEHFYTSSSEESVIVGGSPGTPLPFTIRPVCYSFSSSSSENVENNALIQALGTNSSIGEEENKFLAKLESPDVFEQEEGIVSLRKVTKADENIRVSLCTPRILSSLHSLVTSRYPKVQINAVASLVNLSLEKPNKLKIARSGLVPHLIDALKGGHTETQEHAAEALFSLALEDENRMAIGFLGAMPPLLYALRSENERTRDVSALCLYNLTMIQSNRVKLVKLGAVTTLLSMVKSRNSTNWLLLILCNIAVCQEGRSAMLDGDAVGLLVGMLREKELDSESARENCVAALYALSYGSMRFKGLAKEAGAMEVLREIIERGSERAREKAKKILERMRTRGRSDDDGDRGGESSFERDGLSSTGYRMGGGRIPSSANTMPF, from the coding sequence ATGAAGAAGACGattctccattggtgtgagaaGTCCGGTGCTCGGAATCCTCAGGCGCCTGATTACAGCTCCGTTGAGAGGCGTGTTAGTGCATTAATGGAGCAGGAGAAGCCTCACACCGGAATTAGGGACTTGTCGGATAGGGATTTATTGGAGGGAGTATCAGATTTGCCATCGATGAATTTTTCGCACGCCGCGACGGAGTATGGCCGCCGTCCAGAACATTTCTACACGAGCTCCTCCGAGGAATCTGTTATCGTCGGAGGAAGTCCGGGAACTCCTCTGCCATTCACGATTCGACCTGTGTGTTACTCCttttcgtcttcttcctccgaAAATGTGGAAAACAACGCGCTCATCCAAGCCTTAGGCACGAATTCATCGATTGGGGAAGAAGAGAATAAATTCTTGGCGAAGCTCGAGAGTCCCGATGTGTTTGAGCAAGAAGAAGGTATTGTTTCGCTAAGAAAAGTCACGAAAGCCGATGAGAATATTAGGGTTTCGCTTTGTACGCCTCGGATTCTTTCATCTCTCCATTCTTTGGTAACCTCGAGATACCCCAAAGTACAGATCAACGCCGTCGCCTCTCTGGTAAATCTCTCCCTCGAAAAGCCAAACAAACTAAAGATTGCGCGGTCAGGATTGGTTCCACACTTAATCGACGCGCTAAAAGGAGGACATACTGAAACGCAAGAACACGCCGCCGAAGCGCTCTTTAGTCTGGCCTTAGAGGACGAAAATCGGATGGCGATCGGATTTCTCGGCGCAATGCCGCCGCTCCTCTACGCACTCCGATCGGAAAACGAGCGAACTCGAGACGTTTCCGCTCTATGTCTCTACAACCTAACAATGATACAAAGCAACCGTGTGAAGCTCGTGAAACTCGGCGCCGTAACGACTCTTCTTTCCATGGTGAAATCGAGAAACTCGACGAACTGGCTGTTGCTGATCCTCTGCAACATCGCCGTGTGCCAGGAGGGTAGATCAGCAATGCTGGACGGCGATGCCGTCGGGCTCTTGGTCGGAATGCTGAGGGAGAAAGAGCTGGACTCCGAATCGGCTCGCGAGAATTGCGTTGCGGCATTGTACGCACTGAGCTATGGAAGCATGAGATTCAAGGGATTGGCGAAGGAAGCCGGAGCAATGGAGGTTTTGAGGGAGATTATTGAAAGAGGAAGCGAGAGGGCGAGGGAGAAGGCGAAGAAGATATTGGAGAGGATGAGGACGAGAGGGAGATCGGATGACGACGGCGATCGTGGCGGCGAGTCGAGTTTCGAGAGAGATGGACTCAGTTCGACTGGGTACCGAATGGGAGGTGGAAGGATTCCCAGCTCGGCCAATACGATGCCGTTTTGA
- the LOC111780200 gene encoding alpha-mannosidase I MNS5 has product MLPRRSFTWILLLFIIFSALFNPSSSNNYWTAKRMRMREKVRRMFYHAYDNYMTYAFPHDELKPLTKTFTNSLSELGNLKLEHLPQNYNGSALTLIESLSSLVILGNNTEFQKAVLWLSENLRFDVDARINLFECNIRVLGGLVSAHVLATDSTNRLPRQSYKNQLLVLAEDLGNRFLPAFNTPTGLPYAWINLKHGVMENETTETSSSGCGSLILEMGALSRLTGDPRFESAALRALRKLWSMRSSLNLLGTTLDVETGEWIEFSSGIGAGVDSFYEYLFKAHVLFGKEEFWRMFHSAYLAVQKYFRHGPWYHEADMRTGRATHWQLTSLQAFWPGLQVLVGDIPAANSSHREFFHVWEKYGVLPERYLLDYQMLHPTEKYYPLRPELAESTFYLYQATKDPWYFEVGESIMKSLILYTKVEGGFASVRDVTTMQLEDHQHSFFLSETCKYLYLLFDDSFLVDQNYIFTTEGHPLPVLSSWHERLPEVYGLTNGTSIKGENSSRRSSAMSLQVCPATSLNTAGDGDQQLESACHILDARADHKCFSDEECGVDSTTCRRRSCSSSGYCGHWLRL; this is encoded by the exons ATGTTGCCCCGCAGGTCTTTCACATGGATTCTTCTGcttttcatcatcttctccGCTCTCTTCAATCCTTCCAGCTCCAACAACTACTGGACTGCCAAGCGAATGCGTATGAGGGAAAAGGTCCGCCGGAT GTTTTACCATGCATATGACAACTATATGACATATGCATTTCCA CATGATGAGCTAAAACCTCTTACGAAGACCTTCACCAACTCCCTCAGTGAGCTCGGTAATCTTAAG cTGGAACACTTACCACAAAATTATAATGGCTCTGCTCTTACACTCATCGAATCATTGTCTAG ccTTGTAATTTTAGGCAACAACACTGAATTTCAAAAGGCGGTGCTTTGGCTTTCTGAAAATTTACGTTTTGATGTTGATGCACGGATAAATCTATTTGAG TGCAACATAAGAGTTCTTGGAGGACTTGTTTCTGCCCATGTTCTTGCAACTGATTCCACGAACCGATTGCCTAGACAAAGTTATAAGAATCAACTACTAGTTTTGGCCGAAGACTTAGGGAACCGCTTCCTACCTGCATTTAATACCCCCACAGGGTTGCCATATGCGTGGATTAACCTCAAG CATGGAGTGATGGAGAATGAGACTACTGAAACAAGTTCTTCCGGGTGTG GTTCTTTAATTCTCGAAATGGGAGCATTATCGCGATTGACTGGTGACCCCAGGTTTGAATCTGCTGCTTTGCGTGCTCTTCGTAAGTTGTGGAGCATGCGCAGTTCATTGAATTTACTTGGAACTACATTGGATGTGGAAACAGGTGAATGGATTGAGTTCTCATCTGGAATTGGTGCTG GGGTTGATTCATTCTATGAATATCTATTTAAGGCTCATGTACTTTTTGGAAAAGAAGAATTCTGGAGAATGTTCCACAGTGCTTACCTTGCTGTGCAGAAATATTTCAGACATGGCCCATG GTATCATGAGGCCGATATGAGGACAGGGAGGGCAACCCATTGGCAGCTTACAAGCCTTCAAGCATTTTGGCCTGGCCTACAG GTTCTTGTTGGGGATATTCCGGCAGCTAATTCATCACACCGTGAGTTCTTTCATGTGTGGGAGAAATATGGAGTTCTACCGGAAAG GTATTTACTTGACTATCAGATGCTGCATCCCACTGAAAAGTATTATCCTCTCCGTCCAGAATTGGCAGAGTCAACTTTTTACTTATATCAAGCAACCaaag ATCCATGGTACTTCGAAGTGGGTGAATCAATCATGAAGTCTCTTATCTTGTACACCAAAGTTGAAGGAGGATTTGCAAGTGTTAGAGATGTTACAACTATGCAGTTGGAAGATCATCAACATAGTTTTTTCCTCTCTGAAAC GTGcaaatatttatatcttttatttgACGACTCGTTTCTGGTCGATCAAAATTACATCTTCACCACCGAGGGTCACCCCCTGCCAGTCCTAAGTTCTTGGCATGAACGACTGCCAGAGGTGTATGGCCTGACCAACGGGACATCTATCAAG GGTGAAAATTCATCAAGAAGGTCTAGTGCAATGTCTCTTCAAGTCTGCCCAGCTACCTCACTAAACACAGCTGGAGATGGTGACCAACAACTAGAGAGTGCTTGCCATATCCTTGATGCTCGAGCAGATCATAAATGTTTCAGCGATGAAGAATGTGGAGTCGATTCGACTACTTGCAGACGGCGATCGTGTAGCTCATCTGGTTATTGTGGTCATTGGTTGCGCTTATAA
- the LOC111780400 gene encoding uncharacterized protein LOC111780400: MAFQRNKADVKILHLLSPRFLCSRDFQTQNHSNRSVKSMAGSGSYDWADQWDYSDSKDVVTENKKKSGGGNTTTKYKQKVGEGLGKTKAVASNGVKKVKEGTSLGFQWIKDKYNKTAHKK, encoded by the exons ATGGCTTTTCAACGCAACAAAGCTGATGTCAAg attcttcatcttctttctccGAGATTTCTTTGTAGCAGAGATTTTCAAACCCAGAATCACTCAAATCGATCAGTCAAATCCATGGCGGGAAGCGGCTCGTACGATTGGGCGGACCAGTGGGATTACAGCGACTCGAAGGACGTAGTCACggagaacaagaagaagagcGGCGGCGGAAACACTACGACTAAGTATAAACAGAAGGTCGGCGAAGGCCTTGGGAAGACCAAAGCTGTGGCCTCCAATGGCGTCAAAAAGGTCAAAGAAGGAACCTCTCTTGGCTTCCAATGGATCAAAGATAAATATAACAAAACCGCTCATAAGAAGTAG
- the LOC111780711 gene encoding U-box domain-containing protein 38-like isoform X1, protein MPVRFLLNFGFQKFCFCGSVCMGGNGNGNFRWKFSFLHRRKSRVESNEPPKEFICTVSCSLMADPVVVSSGQTFERVSAQVCRNLGFSPVLEDGSKPDFSTVIPNLAMKKTILHWCEKSGARNPQAPDYSSVERRVSALMEQEKPHTGIRDLSDRDLLEGVSDLPSMNFSHAATEYGRRPEHFYTSSSEESVIVGGSPGTPLPFTIRPVCYSFSSSSSENVENNALIQALGTNSSIGEEENKFLAKLESPDVFEQEEGIVSLRKVTKADENIRVSLCTPRILSSLHSLVTSRYPKVQINAVASLVNLSLEKPNKLKIARSGLVPHLIDALKGGHTETQEHAAEALFSLALEDENRMAIGFLGAMPPLLYALRSENERTRDVSALCLYNLTMIQSNRVKLVKLGAVTTLLSMVKSRNSTNWLLLILCNIAVCQEGRSAMLDGDAVGLLVGMLREKELDSESARENCVAALYALSYGSMRFKGLAKEAGAMEVLREIIERGSERAREKAKKILERMRTRGRSDDDGDRGGESSFERDGLSSTGYRMGGGRIPSSANTMPF, encoded by the coding sequence ATGCCAGTTAGGTTCTTGCTCAATTTTGGATTTCAGAAATTCTGTTTTTGTGGTTCTGTATGTATGGGTGGCAATGGAAATGGCAATTTCCGGTGGAAATTCTCCTTCCTCCATCGTCGTAAATCTAGGGTCGAATCGAACGAGCCTCCTAAAGAGTTCATCTGTACAGTTTCTTGTTCGTTAATGGCAGACCCAGTTGTCGTCTCTTCTGGACAGACATTTGAGCGTGTTTCTGCGCAGGTTTGCAGAAATTTGGGGTTCTCCCCTGTGTTAGAGGATGGTTCCAAGCCAGATTTCTCGACTGTGATTCCCAATTTGGCTATGAAGAAGACGattctccattggtgtgagaaGTCCGGTGCTCGGAATCCTCAGGCGCCTGATTACAGCTCCGTTGAGAGGCGTGTTAGTGCATTAATGGAGCAGGAGAAGCCTCACACCGGAATTAGGGACTTGTCGGATAGGGATTTATTGGAGGGAGTATCAGATTTGCCATCGATGAATTTTTCGCACGCCGCGACGGAGTATGGCCGCCGTCCAGAACATTTCTACACGAGCTCCTCCGAGGAATCTGTTATCGTCGGAGGAAGTCCGGGAACTCCTCTGCCATTCACGATTCGACCTGTGTGTTACTCCttttcgtcttcttcctccgaAAATGTGGAAAACAACGCGCTCATCCAAGCCTTAGGCACGAATTCATCGATTGGGGAAGAAGAGAATAAATTCTTGGCGAAGCTCGAGAGTCCCGATGTGTTTGAGCAAGAAGAAGGTATTGTTTCGCTAAGAAAAGTCACGAAAGCCGATGAGAATATTAGGGTTTCGCTTTGTACGCCTCGGATTCTTTCATCTCTCCATTCTTTGGTAACCTCGAGATACCCCAAAGTACAGATCAACGCCGTCGCCTCTCTGGTAAATCTCTCCCTCGAAAAGCCAAACAAACTAAAGATTGCGCGGTCAGGATTGGTTCCACACTTAATCGACGCGCTAAAAGGAGGACATACTGAAACGCAAGAACACGCCGCCGAAGCGCTCTTTAGTCTGGCCTTAGAGGACGAAAATCGGATGGCGATCGGATTTCTCGGCGCAATGCCGCCGCTCCTCTACGCACTCCGATCGGAAAACGAGCGAACTCGAGACGTTTCCGCTCTATGTCTCTACAACCTAACAATGATACAAAGCAACCGTGTGAAGCTCGTGAAACTCGGCGCCGTAACGACTCTTCTTTCCATGGTGAAATCGAGAAACTCGACGAACTGGCTGTTGCTGATCCTCTGCAACATCGCCGTGTGCCAGGAGGGTAGATCAGCAATGCTGGACGGCGATGCCGTCGGGCTCTTGGTCGGAATGCTGAGGGAGAAAGAGCTGGACTCCGAATCGGCTCGCGAGAATTGCGTTGCGGCATTGTACGCACTGAGCTATGGAAGCATGAGATTCAAGGGATTGGCGAAGGAAGCCGGAGCAATGGAGGTTTTGAGGGAGATTATTGAAAGAGGAAGCGAGAGGGCGAGGGAGAAGGCGAAGAAGATATTGGAGAGGATGAGGACGAGAGGGAGATCGGATGACGACGGCGATCGTGGCGGCGAGTCGAGTTTCGAGAGAGATGGACTCAGTTCGACTGGGTACCGAATGGGAGGTGGAAGGATTCCCAGCTCGGCCAATACGATGCCGTTTTGA